A portion of the Pagrus major chromosome 8, Pma_NU_1.0 genome contains these proteins:
- the cpa4 gene encoding carboxypeptidase A4: MGTVHLPPDDSKKVEKLMPDTFVALKRSRLTDEMRGLWLLLVLVAAAQAERVFIGDQVIRVNAQNEEQIQLLQALESQEEWELDFWVDPVSTELPVDIRVPRSSLSSVKEYLHVHNIAYSVIINNLQELLNAEKAEMEMNQMKERNTRSFNFGAYHRLETIYSWMDTLVAQYPNLVSKQEIGKSYENRPMYVLKFSTGGNKRPAIWIDTGIHSREWVSQATGVWTANKIATDYGTDASLTSLLNTMDIYMLLLANPDGYAYTHSNDRMWRKTRSINSGSVCRGVDPNRNWDAGFGGPGASRNPCSDSFHGPSAHSEIEVKNVVNLIKGHGNFKSFISVHAYSQLLMYPYGYSCGKVPDQPELDSVGRAAVQKLTSLYGTRYKVGSICNIIYQASGGSIDWSYDMGIKYSYAFELRDTGRYGFILPSNQIIPTASETWLGLKHIMEYVRDHPY; encoded by the exons ATGGGAACAGTCCACCTGCCACCTGATGATAGCAAGAAAGTAGAAAAACTGATGCCCGACACATTTGTGGCTCTGAAACGGTCCAGACTCACAGACGAGATGAGAGGTCTCTGGCTGCTTTTGGTGCTTGTGGCTGCGGCCCAGGCTGAGAGGGTGTTCATCGG AGATCAGGTCATCAGGGTCAATGCGCAGAATGAGGAACAGATCCAACTGCTGCAGGCCCTGGAGAGTCAAGAAGAGTgggag CTGGACTTCTGGGTTGACCCAGTCTCCACTGAGCTCCCTGTTGACATCCGAGTGCCCCGCTCCAGTTTGAGCTCTGTGAAGGAGTACCTCCATGTCCACAACATCGCCTACTCTGTTATCATCAACAACCTTCAG GAGCTTCTCAATGCAGAGAAAGCTGAGATGGAGATGAACCAGATGAAGGAGCGCAACACCCGCAGCTTCAACTTTGGAGCCTATCATCGTCTGGAGACA ATCTACAGCTGGATGGACACTCTGGTGGCTCAGTACCCCAACCTGGTCAGCAAGCAGGAAATTGGGAAATCATATGAGAACAGGCCCATGTATGTGCTCAAG TTCAGCACCGGAGGAAACAAGCGCCCTGCTATCTGGATCGACACCGGTATCCACTCCAGAGAATGGGTGTCTCAGGCTACCGGAGTGTGGACAGCCAACAAG ATTGCCACTGATTACGGTACCGATGCCTCCCTGACCTCCCTCCTGAACACCATGGACATTTACATGCTGCTCCTGGCCAACCCTGACGGATATGCTTACACCCACTCTAAT GACCGTATGTGGCGTAAGACCCGCTCCATTAACTCAGGCTCTGTGTGCCGTGGAGTCGATCCCAACAGGAACTGGGACGCAGGCTTTGGTG GTCCCGGTGCCAGTAGGAACCCCTGCTCCGACTCCTTCCACGGCCCCTCAGCTCACTCTGAGATCGAGGTGAAGAATGTGGTGAACCTGATCAAGGGCCACGGCAACTTCAAGTCCTTCATCTCCGTACACGCCTACTCCCAGCTGCTCATGTACCCCTACGGCTATTCCTGCGGGAAAGTGCCCGATCAGCCTGAGCTG GACTCTGTTGGCAGAGCTGCAGTGCAGAAACTCACTTCCCTTTACGGTACCAGATACAAGGTTGGAAGCATCTGTAACATCATCT ATCAAGCCAGTGGCGGCAGCATTGACTGGTCTTACGACATGGGCATCAAGTACTCCTATGCCTTCGAGCTGAGGGACACCGGTCGCTATGGTTTCATTCTGCCATCCAATCAGATCATCCCCACAGCCTCCGAGACCTGGCTGGGTCTGAAACACATCATGGAGTACGTCCGTGACCATCCCTATTGA